TAAAGGCAAAGCAACAAATATCACAATATAGATTCCCACACAGAATGAAAGCAGGTTACTGAAACCGGCAAATGCTTCAATTTGAGTTTCCAATCCTGGAAATGCTGCTAAAGTAGGCCCTATTGCAGCCGCATTCATACTTGCACTGCCGACACCGCTTGCCATAGCAAAAGCATAAGGGTGCAGCGGCAGGAATGATAATGATAAAGTAACGAGGAAACTTATAAATATTGTACCGATAACAGTTCCTATGATAAATATTGCAAATACACCTCTTGATTCTGGAGAATTGAATCCATATTTATCTACAACAACAGCAACGTTAGGTTCACGCCCAATGGAGTTAGTCATACCAATGGATTCCTTTTTAAATCCTAAAATCAATGCTATTGGAAGAACCAATATTGTTGCAAGGTGCCCCACTTCCTGCAATATCAATGCAGGACCCATTTCAAAAATCAGGCCTATGGACTGACCACTGGAAACGGCTAATTTTGCAATAAGAACACCAATGAAAAGCATCATAGCCCCTTCAGCAATACGTGCCTGTTTTCTTTGAATCCATTTTATAGGCTTTGCAAGATAAAAAACCAGACCTAAAACAATTGTATAGATTAAAGGCATTATAGTGATGGCAACATCTTTTGTAATGGGAATGTTGATTGTACCTATTAATTCCGCAATAATGACCAAAATAAGCACAGTACCATGTAATCTGTAATCTCGCCACGGATTTTTCTTTAAAATACGTTTATCCGTTTTTTCACGATAAATATGCTCAACTTGCCCATCTTTATCAGGAATAACAATCCTCTCCCATTTGAAAATATTATAAAATATTTTACAGTATAATTAATATTTTTTTTAAATCTAATATTTAAATTAATTAGGTTTAAATTTTAAAATTTCACAAAATACGAAAAAAATAGAAATGAATTTATAAAAAATTCGCAAAATAAGAAAAAAAGAAATTTTAACATTATTGGCAAGAATTCTCAGGCTTCTACAAACCGGAGAAGTTCAAGCTATTGGAACTCCAGTTAAAACAAGGACAATATGAGCCACAACAGCAGATCCTAGATATGTGGAAGCAATTACCAGCATAGTTATAACTATTGCTCTCCAACCCAATGCCTTAAACTCATCCCAGCTTTTACCCATACCAATACCCACATAAGCCAAAAATACTGTAACAATAGATAAAAGTTCCACATGGGAAACGTAATAAAGTAAAGTCTCTGAAGTAGGCATTCCCGGAAATGCAAGAACGATTCCAATTACGCTGATATAAATAATGGATGAAATATTAAACGGAAGATATCGTTCCATCCAGACCCCTACAAGAGTAATTAAGGATAATATCCCCATACCAATTAAAGAATCAGATATAGGATGTTCATAACCTATGAAATTTCCAATTGCAGTGATAACAGAAAATATTGCCAGAAGCAAAATCCAATTAAAAATACCATGCACAGAAACATTTTCAGATCCGTCAATTATTTCAGGCATTTATTCACCTCCATCTTCATCAACAACAGATTTTCTGCCGATTTTTGGTTCTAAAAATTCATATAATTTTTCTGTCAGAGGCAAAGCAATAAATATTACAATATATATACCGATTGAAAATGAAAGCAGATTACTGAATCCTGCAAATGCTTCAATTTGAGTTTTCAAAGCAGGAAATGCCGCAAGAGTCGGACCTAAAGATGCTGCATTCATACTTGCACTGCCGACACCACTTGCCATAGCAAAAGCATAAGGGTGCAACGGTAAAAGTTCAACACTGATACTTGTTAAAAAACTAATAAATACAGTTCCTATTATAGTCCCAACAATAAATAAAGCAAAAATACCACGAGATTCAGGAGAATTAAAACCATATTTATCAACAACAACTGCCACTTCAGGTTCACGGCCAATGGAATTTGTCATACCGATAGTTTCACGTTTGAAACCTAAAAGCAATGCAACTGGAAGTGCAACGAATATTGTTGCCAAATGCCCTAATTCCTGAAGCATCAATGCGGGACCCATTTCAAAGATAAGATGAATTGATTGACCACTTGAAACTGCCAATTTTGCAATTAATACACCAATGAAAAGCATCATAGCTCCTTCAGCTACTCTAGACTGTTTTCTTTGAATCCATGTAATTGGTTTTGCCAAATAAAATATTAAACCTAAAACCATTGTATATAACAACGGCATTATAGAAACAGTAACACCACTTGAAATATTTAATTCAATTGGTCCTATATACATAGCTACGATAACTAAAACAAGAACAGACAAATGCAGCCCATAATCTTTCCACGGATTCTTTTTTAAAATACGTTTATCCGTTTTTTCACGATAAATATGTTGAACTTCCTTCGTGTCAATATCATCTTGTGAAATAATACCCTCTCCCCAGTATTAAAAATCAAATTTAATTAATTTTTTATTTCAAAAAAGTAGTATATAAATACATAGCATTCAGTTCTCAAAAGTTCCGAAAAAATGAATAAAAATCATGATAAAATAATAATTAGTTCACTAAATGTGAATAAAAAAATTTGAATATAATTGCCCCTTACTAAAAATAAAAAGATAAAAAGAATAATTTAATTAAACTACATTCTACAAATTGGTTTTGACAAGTGTCGCCTTGCAGAAACCGGTGTTTCGTAAAACTGAGAATTTTTTAAATTACGAGTGATTATAATAGGAACTTTTTTGTCAGATTCTATTTTTCTTCCACATTTTTTGCACTTGAATCCTTTGTTTTTACCGGCTGAAGTCATTCTTTTTCCGCACTCACAAACCGGATTTTTATACTCGACATCATTAAGCCGGATAACCTGGAATTTTTCAATGTTGAATGTATTCTGCTCACCGATTCCTCCAAATACACGAATCACATCACCTGGACGCAGATGAGAAACAGTATTTCTGAAAGTTTTTGTCGGCTCATATGCACCGCATTCAATCTCACCGGATTCATCCCGTATAAAGAAAAACATATGCCCCCCATCAATTATTTTAGGCCTGTTTTTAACTTCACCTGTGACTTCATAGCAGCCGAACTGTTTCATTGATGCTATATTTTGAGCTTTCTGAATATGCATGTCTGTATGCTGGTTAGTTTTGAATATGCACCAGTCGGCAACAGGTTCTGAAACTTTAACAATGTCTTTTGCTTTTTTCAATGCCTCAACAGTGTTTGATCTGATTCCATAGAGGACCGGGCAGGGGGTTTTGGGTTCAATGGCAATGTAGTTTTCCCCATAATCAATATTTTCAAAAGTGTCCGGAAAAGTACTCTTGTCCATTTCATATACAGATTCATAATCAATCTGGCGTTTGGTTCCATAATTTTCAGGAATTCTGTATGTCAGCAATTCAAATGTATAATCAGACAACGGCAGACTGATAGCTGCAATTGATCCGATAATTCCCCTTCCTTTTTTGAATTTGTGAATTTCACAGCCAACTGACTTTCCAAAATCTTCAGCCTCTTCAATTGTGATAAACTCATAAATTGCCCTGAATGCATAATCCTGCATAGCAGAGGTTATTTCACCTTCATAAAATATTACTCCAGGATTTGTATTGTCACAGTCAAACATTGACAATTTTTCAACTTCCTCCAGAACAATTTTACGGGCCAAATCAGCTTTATCATCATTTTCTATTTTAAAGCTGACTCCTCCGTTTCCTCTTGTTTTGAATCTGGCAAAGGGATTCAATCTGATTAACCTCGGATAGTCCAAAAGTTCAATTCCATTTTCCTCAAGTCTGTTTATGATTTGACTGGCCAGAAACGTTGTACACATCCCATCGGGAGAGTCAGTGTCATCTATTCCAATATGTAAAACATTAATTTAAATCACCTTAAATATATAAGATATTAGAGTTATAACAATATATAGTTTAATTGAAGAGGTAATTCAATGTTTACTCGTGGAAACTTGTTACAGCAAATAGAACAACTACTGAAATCCCAAGGTTATAAGACCTCCGACATATACGAGCAGGGATCATTTGACCTGGTAGCAAGAAAAAATCTGCTGATATTGCTTTTAAAAACTTTTTTAAACATTGACAGCATTAACGAACATAATGCCCATGAAATGAAACAGCTGGCCAATATCTTTCTAGCTTCACCCATAATCATTGGAGAAAAGTCAAGAAACGGAATTCTCGAAGAAGGAGTAATCTATGAAAGATATGACATTCCAACAATCACTTTTGATACATTTAAAAACATGATTGTCTATAATGAATATCCGGAGATTTTGGCTGACCGTGGAGGATATTTCGTTAAAATAGACGGCAATGTTATAAAGCAGTACCGTGAAGAGTATTCAATGTCTTTAAAGGATTTAGCTAATTTAGCTCATGTTTCTCGTGCTACAATGTACAAATATGAAAACGGCATTGTCCGTGCAAATACTGAAACTGCAATGATTCTGGAAGAAATACTGAATACAAAAGTAACCTTAGACATTGATTTGTTGAAACAGCCTCAAAACGACAATATCAAATATAGTGATGACGTTAATGACTTATCAAAATTAGGATATGGAGTCTTATCTACAAATAAAAGTCCATTTGATGCTGTTGCTAAAATGAAAAGTTCGGATAATGATTCTCCTTTACTGACAAATGTTGAAAAAAACCGAACCGAAAAAACTTTAAAAAGAATGGCAATACCTTTAAAGGACTTGTCTATGGTTACAACATCTGAACCGGTTTTTATAATTAATAATGAAAAAATTAAAGAATCCATAGGTACAATTCCTGTGATAAAATCATGGGAGTTAAAGGAATTTGAAGATTCAAAAGAATTACTTAAAATGATTAAAGAGAGAAAAGAAAATTAGAGTGGTAAAATGGAAAACTTACAGATTACAGATATGGAAAATCATCCGATAAAATGGGTTTGCAATTATAAAGGACAGAGAGCTATTGGAATATGTGGAAAAACACAGAAAATTGCAATGTTTGCATCTGATGAAAGAGTGTCAAGAATCCTTGACGATATCGTGATAGGAACTGATGAAGAACAGGAAGGATACGGCTGTGAAGAAAAAAACAGATGCTGCAATTTTGAATGTGACTTATGT
The sequence above is a segment of the uncultured Methanobrevibacter sp. genome. Coding sequences within it:
- a CDS encoding DUF3100 domain-containing protein, whose amino-acid sequence is MFKWERIVIPDKDGQVEHIYREKTDKRILKKNPWRDYRLHGTVLILVIIAELIGTINIPITKDVAITIMPLIYTIVLGLVFYLAKPIKWIQRKQARIAEGAMMLFIGVLIAKLAVSSGQSIGLIFEMGPALILQEVGHLATILVLPIALILGFKKESIGMTNSIGREPNVAVVVDKYGFNSPESRGVFAIFIIGTVIGTIFISFLVTLSLSFLPLHPYAFAMASGVGSASMNAAAIGPTLAAFPGLETQIEAFAGFSNLLSFCVGIYIVIFVALPLTEKMYNWLEPKIGRDSIMPKKEDE
- a CDS encoding DUF1743 domain-containing protein; amino-acid sequence: MNVLHIGIDDTDSPDGMCTTFLASQIINRLEENGIELLDYPRLIRLNPFARFKTRGNGGVSFKIENDDKADLARKIVLEEVEKLSMFDCDNTNPGVIFYEGEITSAMQDYAFRAIYEFITIEEAEDFGKSVGCEIHKFKKGRGIIGSIAAISLPLSDYTFELLTYRIPENYGTKRQIDYESVYEMDKSTFPDTFENIDYGENYIAIEPKTPCPVLYGIRSNTVEALKKAKDIVKVSEPVADWCIFKTNQHTDMHIQKAQNIASMKQFGCYEVTGEVKNRPKIIDGGHMFFFIRDESGEIECGAYEPTKTFRNTVSHLRPGDVIRVFGGIGEQNTFNIEKFQVIRLNDVEYKNPVCECGKRMTSAGKNKGFKCKKCGRKIESDKKVPIIITRNLKNSQFYETPVSARRHLSKPICRM
- a CDS encoding DUF3100 domain-containing protein is translated as MSVLVLVIVAMYIGPIELNISSGVTVSIMPLLYTMVLGLIFYLAKPITWIQRKQSRVAEGAMMLFIGVLIAKLAVSSGQSIHLIFEMGPALMLQELGHLATIFVALPVALLLGFKRETIGMTNSIGREPEVAVVVDKYGFNSPESRGIFALFIVGTIIGTVFISFLTSISVELLPLHPYAFAMASGVGSASMNAASLGPTLAAFPALKTQIEAFAGFSNLLSFSIGIYIVIFIALPLTEKLYEFLEPKIGRKSVVDEDGGE
- a CDS encoding transcriptional regulator → MFTRGNLLQQIEQLLKSQGYKTSDIYEQGSFDLVARKNLLILLLKTFLNIDSINEHNAHEMKQLANIFLASPIIIGEKSRNGILEEGVIYERYDIPTITFDTFKNMIVYNEYPEILADRGGYFVKIDGNVIKQYREEYSMSLKDLANLAHVSRATMYKYENGIVRANTETAMILEEILNTKVTLDIDLLKQPQNDNIKYSDDVNDLSKLGYGVLSTNKSPFDAVAKMKSSDNDSPLLTNVEKNRTEKTLKRMAIPLKDLSMVTTSEPVFIINNEKIKESIGTIPVIKSWELKEFEDSKELLKMIKERKEN